The DNA sequence ATTGTGGAAAAGTTAAGAATACTAATTTAGGCTATGGTAATTAATAAACAAAAGTTAATTATCCTTTTTACTGTATTCGTTGATGTTATCGGGATCGGAGTGATTATTCCAATCTTGCCTTTCTATGTAGAGTCTTTTGGGGCCTCACCCTTGATGGTCGGCTTACTTTTTGGGGTTTATTCATTTTTTTCTTTTTTTAGTGGCCCTTTATTGGGTTCATTTTCCGACAGGAGGGGCAGGAGGCCGGTTTTGATAATTAGTATTTTGAGTAGTGCTATCGGCTGGCTGGTTTTCGCCAGCGCCAAGAGTATATTCTTTTTGTTTTTGGGTAGAATAATAGATGGGCTGGCGGCGGGTAATTTTTCTACGGCTCAAAGTTATTTGTCTGATATCGCAAAAAACGACAAGGAGAGGACAACGAATCTGGGTTTGGTAGGCGCGATATTCGGCATTGGTTTTATTATCGGGCCAATGTTGGGAGGTTTTTTGGGGTCAATAAGTGAAACTCTACCTTTTTGGTTTGTGGGGGGGTTGGCTTTTTTGAATACCGTTTCAGCCTTTTTGTTTTTGCCGGAAACACTGAAAGAGAGACAACATGAAAAAATATCTTTTAATCCTTTTTCGCCTATAAAAAAAGCATTAAAAGATAAAAAATTGAGACCAAATTACATATCTTGGTTTTTATTCGGTTTGGCGGCTACGGGTATGCAGTCTATTTTTTCCTTGTATTTGGAAAAAGTATTTGGTTTTGGCTCTTCAACGATTGGCTTATTTATGGCCGCGATGGGCGTGGTCATGGTCTTAAATCAGGGGATAGGATTAAAACATTTTTGGTTAAAGTATT is a window from the Candidatus Kuenenbacteria bacterium genome containing:
- a CDS encoding TCR/Tet family MFS transporter; the encoded protein is MVINKQKLIILFTVFVDVIGIGVIIPILPFYVESFGASPLMVGLLFGVYSFFSFFSGPLLGSFSDRRGRRPVLIISILSSAIGWLVFASAKSIFFLFLGRIIDGLAAGNFSTAQSYLSDIAKNDKERTTNLGLVGAIFGIGFIIGPMLGGFLGSISETLPFWFVGGLAFLNTVSAFLFLPETLKERQHEKISFNPFSPIKKALKDKKLRPNYISWFLFGLAATGMQSIFSLYLEKVFGFGSSTIGLFMAAMGVVMVLNQGIGLKHFWLKYFSEPKLELDMLLICTGGFLLLGSRNLTIMLVGLLIMVLAQSILRVVMTSQAAGGAVLGERGEVLGILSSLSSIGAIAGPLIAGSIFMAHHRLPFVLSAFCMVLAFGVVWFYRRKLKEIKPVDDAGADILP